The following proteins are encoded in a genomic region of Xenopus laevis strain J_2021 chromosome 3L, Xenopus_laevis_v10.1, whole genome shotgun sequence:
- the fbxl21p.L gene encoding F-box/LRR-repeat protein 3 isoform X2 → MAAVTSVHTSSASYNLEAFFRMKRGRVTVTIDSQVVKSSQRMKKLKMESPSSKMCKPQMQPCMLDWGNLPHHVVLHIFQYLRLVDRARVSSVCRRWNEVFHIPELWRKFEFELNQPATSYLKSTHPDLIQQIIKKHADHLQYVSFKVDSCTESAEAACDILSQLVNCSIKTLGLISTAKPSFMNVSKSHFVAALTVVFVNSKSLSSIKIDDTPVDDPSLKVLVANNSDTLKLLKMSSCPHVSPAGILCVADQCHGLRELALNYHLLSDELLLALSTEKHVRLEHLRIDVVSENPGQTQFHTIKKQSWDAVIKHSPKVNIVMYFFLYEEEFDAFFREETPVTHLYFGRAVSKAMLGRIGMNCPRLIELVVCANGLQPLDDELIRIADRCKNLTAIGLGECEVSCSAFVEFVKMCGRRLTQLSIMEEVLIPDNKYNLEQIHYEVSKHLGRMWFPDMMPTW, encoded by the exons ATGGCAGCGGTTACCTCAGTCCATACATCCAGTGCAAGTTATAACTTGGAAGCATTCTTTAG AATGAAACGAGGTAGAGTAACAGTAACAATTGATAGTCAAGTTGTAAAATCATCACAGagaatgaaaaaactgaaaatggaGAGCCCATCATCAAAGATGTGCAAACCACAAATGCAGCCCTGCATGTTAGACTGGGGCAATCTGCCACACCATGTTGTGCTGCATATTTTTCAGTATCTCCGTTTAGTAGATCGTGCTCGTGTATCCTCTGTTTGCCGGCGGTGGAATGAAGTTTTTCACATCCCCGAGCTATGGAGAAAGTTTGAGTTTGAACTGAATCAGCCAGCTACTTCATACCTGAAATCCACTCATCCTGATCTGATTCAACAGATTATCAAAAAGCATGCAGATCATCTTCAGTATGTTAGCTTCAAG GTTGACAGTTGCACAGAGTCAGCAGAAGCCGCTTGTGATATTCTTTCCCAGCTTGTGAACTGTTCCATCAAAACACTTGGTCTCATATCAACGGCAAAACCTAGTTTCATGAATGTATCAAAG TCTCATTTTGTCGCTGCACTCACAGTGGTGTTTGTGAACTCAAAGTCACTCTCCTCCATAAAGATTGACGACACTCCCGTTGACGACCCTTCATTAAAGGTTCTGGTAGCAAATAACAGCGACACGTTGAAACTACTAAAAATGAGCAGCTGTCCACATGTTTCTCCTgctg ggatcctgtgtGTGGCAGATCAATGTCACGGCCTTCGAGAGCTGGCTCTTAATTACCATCTTCTGAGCGACGAGCTATTACTGGCCCTTTCCACCGAGAAGCATGTTCGCCTTGAACACCTTCGAATTGATGTTGTAAGTGAGAATCCAGGTCAAACACAATTTCACACTATTAAGAAGCAGAGCTGGGATGCCGTTATCAAGCACTCACCCAAGGTGAACATTGTCATGTACTTCTTTCTGTACGAAGAGGAATTCGATGCATTCTTCAGAGAAGAGACTCCTGTCACACATCTGTACTTTGGCCGGGCAGTAAGCAAAGCGATGCTTGGACGAATTGGTATGAACTGCCCACGCCTAATTGAGTTGGTAGTGTGCGCCAACGGCCTTCAACCACTGGATGATGAACTCATCAGAATTGCGGATCGATGCAAGAACTTGACTGCTATTGGTCTTGGAGAGTGTGAGGTTTCTTGCAGCGCGTTTGTAGAGTTTGTAAAAATGTGCGGCAGAAGACTGACCCAGCTATCCATTATGGAAGAAGTACTCATTCCCGACAACAAATACAACTTGGAGCAAATTCATTATGAAGTTTCAAAGCATCTTGGTAGAATGTGGTTTCCAGATATGATGCCCACTTGGTAA
- the fbxl21p.L gene encoding F-box/LRR-repeat protein 3 isoform X1: protein MCRKALPIRPNVAHATQGSNSNKKKQSSQKRKTIGFVGCSMNINLGKYTPKTRMKRGRVTVTIDSQVVKSSQRMKKLKMESPSSKMCKPQMQPCMLDWGNLPHHVVLHIFQYLRLVDRARVSSVCRRWNEVFHIPELWRKFEFELNQPATSYLKSTHPDLIQQIIKKHADHLQYVSFKVDSCTESAEAACDILSQLVNCSIKTLGLISTAKPSFMNVSKSHFVAALTVVFVNSKSLSSIKIDDTPVDDPSLKVLVANNSDTLKLLKMSSCPHVSPAGILCVADQCHGLRELALNYHLLSDELLLALSTEKHVRLEHLRIDVVSENPGQTQFHTIKKQSWDAVIKHSPKVNIVMYFFLYEEEFDAFFREETPVTHLYFGRAVSKAMLGRIGMNCPRLIELVVCANGLQPLDDELIRIADRCKNLTAIGLGECEVSCSAFVEFVKMCGRRLTQLSIMEEVLIPDNKYNLEQIHYEVSKHLGRMWFPDMMPTW from the exons ATGTGCAGAAAAGCTCTGCCAATCAGACCTAATGTGGCCcatgcaacgcaggggagcaacagcaacaaaaaaaaacaaagcagtcAAAAACGCAAGACTATTGGATTCGTAGGTTGTTCCATGAACATCAACTTGGGAAAATACACCCCAAAAACAAG AATGAAACGAGGTAGAGTAACAGTAACAATTGATAGTCAAGTTGTAAAATCATCACAGagaatgaaaaaactgaaaatggaGAGCCCATCATCAAAGATGTGCAAACCACAAATGCAGCCCTGCATGTTAGACTGGGGCAATCTGCCACACCATGTTGTGCTGCATATTTTTCAGTATCTCCGTTTAGTAGATCGTGCTCGTGTATCCTCTGTTTGCCGGCGGTGGAATGAAGTTTTTCACATCCCCGAGCTATGGAGAAAGTTTGAGTTTGAACTGAATCAGCCAGCTACTTCATACCTGAAATCCACTCATCCTGATCTGATTCAACAGATTATCAAAAAGCATGCAGATCATCTTCAGTATGTTAGCTTCAAG GTTGACAGTTGCACAGAGTCAGCAGAAGCCGCTTGTGATATTCTTTCCCAGCTTGTGAACTGTTCCATCAAAACACTTGGTCTCATATCAACGGCAAAACCTAGTTTCATGAATGTATCAAAG TCTCATTTTGTCGCTGCACTCACAGTGGTGTTTGTGAACTCAAAGTCACTCTCCTCCATAAAGATTGACGACACTCCCGTTGACGACCCTTCATTAAAGGTTCTGGTAGCAAATAACAGCGACACGTTGAAACTACTAAAAATGAGCAGCTGTCCACATGTTTCTCCTgctg ggatcctgtgtGTGGCAGATCAATGTCACGGCCTTCGAGAGCTGGCTCTTAATTACCATCTTCTGAGCGACGAGCTATTACTGGCCCTTTCCACCGAGAAGCATGTTCGCCTTGAACACCTTCGAATTGATGTTGTAAGTGAGAATCCAGGTCAAACACAATTTCACACTATTAAGAAGCAGAGCTGGGATGCCGTTATCAAGCACTCACCCAAGGTGAACATTGTCATGTACTTCTTTCTGTACGAAGAGGAATTCGATGCATTCTTCAGAGAAGAGACTCCTGTCACACATCTGTACTTTGGCCGGGCAGTAAGCAAAGCGATGCTTGGACGAATTGGTATGAACTGCCCACGCCTAATTGAGTTGGTAGTGTGCGCCAACGGCCTTCAACCACTGGATGATGAACTCATCAGAATTGCGGATCGATGCAAGAACTTGACTGCTATTGGTCTTGGAGAGTGTGAGGTTTCTTGCAGCGCGTTTGTAGAGTTTGTAAAAATGTGCGGCAGAAGACTGACCCAGCTATCCATTATGGAAGAAGTACTCATTCCCGACAACAAATACAACTTGGAGCAAATTCATTATGAAGTTTCAAAGCATCTTGGTAGAATGTGGTTTCCAGATATGATGCCCACTTGGTAA
- the fbxl21p.L gene encoding F-box/LRR-repeat protein 3 isoform X3 — protein sequence MLRMKRGRVTVTIDSQVVKSSQRMKKLKMESPSSKMCKPQMQPCMLDWGNLPHHVVLHIFQYLRLVDRARVSSVCRRWNEVFHIPELWRKFEFELNQPATSYLKSTHPDLIQQIIKKHADHLQYVSFKVDSCTESAEAACDILSQLVNCSIKTLGLISTAKPSFMNVSKSHFVAALTVVFVNSKSLSSIKIDDTPVDDPSLKVLVANNSDTLKLLKMSSCPHVSPAGILCVADQCHGLRELALNYHLLSDELLLALSTEKHVRLEHLRIDVVSENPGQTQFHTIKKQSWDAVIKHSPKVNIVMYFFLYEEEFDAFFREETPVTHLYFGRAVSKAMLGRIGMNCPRLIELVVCANGLQPLDDELIRIADRCKNLTAIGLGECEVSCSAFVEFVKMCGRRLTQLSIMEEVLIPDNKYNLEQIHYEVSKHLGRMWFPDMMPTW from the exons ATGCTCAG AATGAAACGAGGTAGAGTAACAGTAACAATTGATAGTCAAGTTGTAAAATCATCACAGagaatgaaaaaactgaaaatggaGAGCCCATCATCAAAGATGTGCAAACCACAAATGCAGCCCTGCATGTTAGACTGGGGCAATCTGCCACACCATGTTGTGCTGCATATTTTTCAGTATCTCCGTTTAGTAGATCGTGCTCGTGTATCCTCTGTTTGCCGGCGGTGGAATGAAGTTTTTCACATCCCCGAGCTATGGAGAAAGTTTGAGTTTGAACTGAATCAGCCAGCTACTTCATACCTGAAATCCACTCATCCTGATCTGATTCAACAGATTATCAAAAAGCATGCAGATCATCTTCAGTATGTTAGCTTCAAG GTTGACAGTTGCACAGAGTCAGCAGAAGCCGCTTGTGATATTCTTTCCCAGCTTGTGAACTGTTCCATCAAAACACTTGGTCTCATATCAACGGCAAAACCTAGTTTCATGAATGTATCAAAG TCTCATTTTGTCGCTGCACTCACAGTGGTGTTTGTGAACTCAAAGTCACTCTCCTCCATAAAGATTGACGACACTCCCGTTGACGACCCTTCATTAAAGGTTCTGGTAGCAAATAACAGCGACACGTTGAAACTACTAAAAATGAGCAGCTGTCCACATGTTTCTCCTgctg ggatcctgtgtGTGGCAGATCAATGTCACGGCCTTCGAGAGCTGGCTCTTAATTACCATCTTCTGAGCGACGAGCTATTACTGGCCCTTTCCACCGAGAAGCATGTTCGCCTTGAACACCTTCGAATTGATGTTGTAAGTGAGAATCCAGGTCAAACACAATTTCACACTATTAAGAAGCAGAGCTGGGATGCCGTTATCAAGCACTCACCCAAGGTGAACATTGTCATGTACTTCTTTCTGTACGAAGAGGAATTCGATGCATTCTTCAGAGAAGAGACTCCTGTCACACATCTGTACTTTGGCCGGGCAGTAAGCAAAGCGATGCTTGGACGAATTGGTATGAACTGCCCACGCCTAATTGAGTTGGTAGTGTGCGCCAACGGCCTTCAACCACTGGATGATGAACTCATCAGAATTGCGGATCGATGCAAGAACTTGACTGCTATTGGTCTTGGAGAGTGTGAGGTTTCTTGCAGCGCGTTTGTAGAGTTTGTAAAAATGTGCGGCAGAAGACTGACCCAGCTATCCATTATGGAAGAAGTACTCATTCCCGACAACAAATACAACTTGGAGCAAATTCATTATGAAGTTTCAAAGCATCTTGGTAGAATGTGGTTTCCAGATATGATGCCCACTTGGTAA
- the fbxl21p.L gene encoding F-box/LRR-repeat protein 3 isoform X4 has product MKRGRVTVTIDSQVVKSSQRMKKLKMESPSSKMCKPQMQPCMLDWGNLPHHVVLHIFQYLRLVDRARVSSVCRRWNEVFHIPELWRKFEFELNQPATSYLKSTHPDLIQQIIKKHADHLQYVSFKVDSCTESAEAACDILSQLVNCSIKTLGLISTAKPSFMNVSKSHFVAALTVVFVNSKSLSSIKIDDTPVDDPSLKVLVANNSDTLKLLKMSSCPHVSPAGILCVADQCHGLRELALNYHLLSDELLLALSTEKHVRLEHLRIDVVSENPGQTQFHTIKKQSWDAVIKHSPKVNIVMYFFLYEEEFDAFFREETPVTHLYFGRAVSKAMLGRIGMNCPRLIELVVCANGLQPLDDELIRIADRCKNLTAIGLGECEVSCSAFVEFVKMCGRRLTQLSIMEEVLIPDNKYNLEQIHYEVSKHLGRMWFPDMMPTW; this is encoded by the exons ATGAAACGAGGTAGAGTAACAGTAACAATTGATAGTCAAGTTGTAAAATCATCACAGagaatgaaaaaactgaaaatggaGAGCCCATCATCAAAGATGTGCAAACCACAAATGCAGCCCTGCATGTTAGACTGGGGCAATCTGCCACACCATGTTGTGCTGCATATTTTTCAGTATCTCCGTTTAGTAGATCGTGCTCGTGTATCCTCTGTTTGCCGGCGGTGGAATGAAGTTTTTCACATCCCCGAGCTATGGAGAAAGTTTGAGTTTGAACTGAATCAGCCAGCTACTTCATACCTGAAATCCACTCATCCTGATCTGATTCAACAGATTATCAAAAAGCATGCAGATCATCTTCAGTATGTTAGCTTCAAG GTTGACAGTTGCACAGAGTCAGCAGAAGCCGCTTGTGATATTCTTTCCCAGCTTGTGAACTGTTCCATCAAAACACTTGGTCTCATATCAACGGCAAAACCTAGTTTCATGAATGTATCAAAG TCTCATTTTGTCGCTGCACTCACAGTGGTGTTTGTGAACTCAAAGTCACTCTCCTCCATAAAGATTGACGACACTCCCGTTGACGACCCTTCATTAAAGGTTCTGGTAGCAAATAACAGCGACACGTTGAAACTACTAAAAATGAGCAGCTGTCCACATGTTTCTCCTgctg ggatcctgtgtGTGGCAGATCAATGTCACGGCCTTCGAGAGCTGGCTCTTAATTACCATCTTCTGAGCGACGAGCTATTACTGGCCCTTTCCACCGAGAAGCATGTTCGCCTTGAACACCTTCGAATTGATGTTGTAAGTGAGAATCCAGGTCAAACACAATTTCACACTATTAAGAAGCAGAGCTGGGATGCCGTTATCAAGCACTCACCCAAGGTGAACATTGTCATGTACTTCTTTCTGTACGAAGAGGAATTCGATGCATTCTTCAGAGAAGAGACTCCTGTCACACATCTGTACTTTGGCCGGGCAGTAAGCAAAGCGATGCTTGGACGAATTGGTATGAACTGCCCACGCCTAATTGAGTTGGTAGTGTGCGCCAACGGCCTTCAACCACTGGATGATGAACTCATCAGAATTGCGGATCGATGCAAGAACTTGACTGCTATTGGTCTTGGAGAGTGTGAGGTTTCTTGCAGCGCGTTTGTAGAGTTTGTAAAAATGTGCGGCAGAAGACTGACCCAGCTATCCATTATGGAAGAAGTACTCATTCCCGACAACAAATACAACTTGGAGCAAATTCATTATGAAGTTTCAAAGCATCTTGGTAGAATGTGGTTTCCAGATATGATGCCCACTTGGTAA